Proteins encoded by one window of Chondromyces crocatus:
- a CDS encoding putative metal-binding motif-containing protein, whose product MMPDAARPCYALLASMPDRTSTPFLALALGAAVAALLAPAACASSAPTPFGVGGDSGGGGQGGEGGGGGTDDLDPTLGGPCVDDGQCDDGLSCTFDACDKSINRCRFTPDDLVCQNDIYCDGVERCVPKLGCRAGEPVDCGDANTCTIDTCVEATRQCDHVLRDADQDGDPDIHCGGGDCDDTDPTVSSLFPEICANGRDDNCNGVIDEAACVAPAHDTCIDALEISQPGTYAVNTIGAAFDYATQCSPAGPTPLNDIVAAILLPPGPPVDVEVTARADFADVAVALAGQCGNAASEIACGKSYPAPQFGKIAKLRGRNLGDPTASTALPLYVTTAGGSAVLLDVAFRSPTPIPTNETCGTAVPLVAGAPVNVEILDATKDLGSACETTPGELVYSFELLTPQDVHVYATSLDGDGVPSISLRDPGCALPENEVTCQTANPSHLFRHALPPGTYFVGVSATAPTTVALTLEVAPPTPSPADETCLGAPPMPVNQTVQISLAAHQDDIQATCLVGARDAAYTLDLSVASDVLLVERLSQGDTGAISLLAPACEAPSDLLVCSSGSSSPMRAARYNVPTGEYRVVAETLFAQPVEVSALVRPASPPTLVVFSDGCSDAMEIPPGGGRFQGTTANARADFDAGCDQSGVPPGGAADQILKLVLPARKRVVLDMAGSGYTTLLNVRRGPACPGAEMPFACTIGTGQGSFLDLVLDPGTYYLQIDGLAGNEGPWFLDVRVVDPPS is encoded by the coding sequence ATGATGCCAGACGCAGCCCGCCCCTGCTACGCTCTCCTCGCGTCGATGCCCGACCGCACCTCCACCCCGTTCCTGGCCCTCGCGCTCGGCGCTGCCGTGGCTGCGCTCCTGGCCCCTGCCGCATGCGCGTCGAGTGCCCCGACCCCCTTCGGCGTCGGCGGCGACTCGGGAGGTGGTGGGCAGGGTGGTGAAGGAGGAGGAGGCGGCACCGACGACCTCGATCCCACCCTCGGGGGGCCCTGCGTCGACGACGGGCAATGTGACGACGGACTGTCATGCACCTTCGACGCATGTGACAAGTCCATCAACCGCTGTCGGTTCACACCGGATGATCTCGTCTGCCAGAACGACATCTACTGTGATGGTGTGGAGCGCTGCGTGCCGAAGCTGGGCTGTCGCGCGGGCGAACCCGTCGACTGCGGCGATGCCAACACCTGCACGATCGATACCTGCGTCGAAGCCACGCGGCAGTGCGACCACGTCCTGCGCGACGCCGATCAGGATGGCGATCCTGACATCCACTGCGGAGGAGGGGACTGTGACGACACTGATCCCACGGTATCTTCCCTGTTCCCCGAGATCTGCGCCAATGGACGTGACGACAACTGCAACGGCGTGATCGATGAGGCGGCGTGTGTGGCCCCGGCTCACGACACGTGCATCGACGCCCTGGAGATCTCCCAGCCGGGCACCTATGCCGTGAACACGATCGGGGCAGCTTTCGACTATGCCACCCAGTGCAGTCCAGCCGGGCCTACACCGCTCAACGACATCGTCGCCGCCATCTTGTTGCCACCAGGTCCCCCGGTCGACGTCGAGGTCACAGCTCGCGCCGATTTCGCGGACGTGGCGGTAGCCTTGGCCGGGCAGTGTGGGAACGCGGCCAGCGAGATTGCTTGTGGCAAGTCCTACCCGGCCCCGCAATTCGGAAAAATCGCGAAGCTACGTGGCCGAAACCTGGGAGATCCGACGGCATCGACGGCCCTGCCCCTCTACGTGACGACGGCTGGAGGCTCGGCGGTGCTCCTCGACGTTGCCTTCCGCTCCCCGACCCCCATCCCAACCAACGAAACATGCGGCACGGCGGTCCCGCTGGTCGCCGGGGCGCCAGTCAACGTGGAGATCCTCGACGCAACAAAGGATCTCGGAAGTGCATGCGAGACGACACCAGGTGAGCTGGTCTACAGCTTCGAGCTGCTCACGCCCCAGGATGTCCACGTCTACGCTACCTCCCTCGACGGAGACGGTGTTCCCTCGATCTCGCTCCGCGATCCGGGGTGCGCCCTGCCGGAGAACGAGGTCACTTGCCAGACCGCGAATCCGAGCCATCTCTTCCGCCACGCGCTCCCCCCTGGCACGTACTTCGTCGGGGTGAGCGCGACGGCTCCGACGACCGTCGCCTTGACCCTCGAAGTTGCGCCCCCCACCCCTTCCCCGGCTGACGAAACCTGCCTCGGAGCCCCTCCGATGCCGGTGAACCAGACCGTCCAGATCAGCCTGGCAGCTCACCAGGACGATATTCAGGCGACCTGTCTCGTCGGCGCACGAGACGCCGCCTATACGCTGGACCTTTCGGTGGCGTCGGACGTCTTGCTCGTTGAAAGGCTCTCCCAGGGCGATACCGGGGCCATCTCGCTCCTGGCCCCGGCCTGCGAGGCCCCCTCGGATCTGCTCGTGTGCTCTTCCGGCTCGTCTTCCCCGATGCGAGCCGCCAGGTACAACGTGCCAACGGGTGAGTACCGGGTGGTCGCCGAAACCCTGTTCGCTCAGCCAGTCGAGGTGTCGGCTCTCGTCAGGCCGGCGTCGCCGCCCACCCTGGTGGTCTTCTCCGACGGATGCAGCGACGCCATGGAGATTCCTCCTGGGGGTGGGCGCTTCCAAGGCACGACCGCCAATGCCAGGGCCGACTTCGATGCAGGCTGTGATCAGTCCGGCGTACCCCCTGGAGGCGCCGCTGATCAGATACTGAAGCTCGTTCTACCCGCCCGGAAGCGGGTGGTTCTCGACATGGCAGGGTCGGGCTACACCACGTTGCTGAACGTGCGGCGGGGTCCAGCGTGCCCCGGCGCCGAGATGCCGTTCGCCTGCACGATCGGGACGGGCCAAGGCAGCTTCCTCGACCTCGTCCTGGATCCGGGGACCTACTACCTGCAGATTGACGGCCTCGCAGGCAACGAAGGTCCGTGGTTCCTGGATGTTCGCGTCGTCGATCCGCCATCGTGA
- a CDS encoding sensor histidine kinase produces MGLTSEAGPPPPLIIEEGTGGVEGTLERLDEAVSMLASLHGRPVHRGRRGRIDLAELVWEVAPEARVQIEMGDGTAVFGDESELRRMLQVLIAQSGDPSGAASTPEVSLRRVGDEVAVSVNLGPDTTASIAHERAWLSRMALRYGGRLELDGAMQTLTFPADVDLARRELESLKKELAAAQAQGEAYARELAAVFSQGDRSGGRGAHMHTSQLPPAESGLPLLVAATRVLGTQLRGILAAVGRDIAPLREHGGEAGEVAASVGRHVTAASEIVSDLARLGACPLDELPRHADIAHVLRDVVHDELARAARREVHVRVETPDSAHEVVPLGALTVLLHALLDHAIGVSAGGSDVLLTLTEQEASWDITFDDAGAPIPAQARGILLSRDFEAVAHGRPSSFPLIVAHAVAAHAHMDLTIEDHPGGGTRARLSIPKTG; encoded by the coding sequence GTGGGTTTGACTTCCGAAGCTGGCCCTCCACCCCCTCTGATCATCGAAGAGGGGACAGGGGGGGTGGAAGGGACGCTCGAGCGGCTCGACGAAGCCGTCAGTATGCTGGCGTCCCTTCACGGTCGGCCTGTGCATCGAGGGAGGCGTGGCAGGATCGACCTGGCGGAGCTCGTCTGGGAGGTTGCCCCCGAGGCGCGCGTCCAGATCGAGATGGGCGATGGGACCGCGGTGTTCGGTGATGAATCGGAGCTGCGGCGCATGCTGCAGGTGCTCATCGCCCAGAGCGGCGATCCGAGTGGCGCAGCGAGCACGCCAGAGGTGAGTTTGCGTCGCGTGGGGGACGAGGTGGCGGTGAGCGTGAACCTCGGTCCGGACACGACGGCGAGCATCGCCCATGAGCGGGCATGGCTCTCACGGATGGCGTTGCGGTACGGAGGCCGGCTCGAGCTCGACGGAGCGATGCAGACGCTGACCTTCCCCGCCGACGTGGATCTCGCCCGACGTGAGCTGGAGAGCCTCAAGAAGGAGCTCGCTGCGGCGCAGGCGCAAGGAGAGGCGTATGCGCGTGAGCTGGCGGCCGTATTTTCTCAGGGTGATCGCAGTGGGGGCCGTGGTGCGCACATGCACACGTCGCAGCTTCCGCCAGCGGAAAGTGGGCTACCGCTCCTCGTCGCGGCGACACGCGTCCTCGGTACGCAACTGCGAGGCATTCTCGCGGCCGTGGGGCGTGACATCGCGCCACTCCGCGAGCATGGCGGCGAGGCTGGTGAGGTGGCAGCATCCGTGGGCCGGCATGTCACCGCCGCATCGGAGATCGTCAGCGATCTGGCTCGTCTCGGCGCGTGCCCGCTCGATGAGCTTCCTCGCCATGCCGATATCGCCCATGTCTTGCGGGACGTCGTTCACGACGAGCTCGCGCGCGCTGCGCGACGTGAAGTGCACGTTCGGGTCGAGACCCCGGACAGCGCTCATGAAGTGGTGCCCCTGGGCGCCCTGACGGTTCTGCTCCATGCCCTCCTCGATCACGCCATCGGCGTGTCAGCGGGTGGGAGTGATGTGTTGCTCACCTTGACGGAGCAGGAGGCGAGCTGGGACATCACCTTCGACGATGCGGGAGCACCCATTCCAGCGCAGGCACGTGGAATCCTCCTCAGCCGTGACTTCGAAGCAGTCGCTCATGGCCGCCCGTCGAGCTTCCCCCTCATCGTCGCGCATGCGGTGGCAGCCCATGCCCACATGGATCTCACCATCGAGGACCACCCCGGAGGTGGGACTCGTGCTCGCCTGAGCATCCCAAAGACTGGCTGA
- a CDS encoding site-2 protease family protein, which yields MAPGGVSSARFRRPMFSQGVTVFTIRGIPIKLHISLLLFIPYLAFVATTQFSSIAAALGVPEETMQLPPLVWGIILALGLFCSILAHELAHSLVALRKGLRVRAITLMMLGGVSQIEDDDPDHEAWIAFAGPLMSFGIAAMAYLAYLLASGPSGVSATLLAFSLTNLVLGVFNLLPAFPMDGGRVLRGLLSRRIGRERATQVATSVGKGMAVLLGLGGILSFNLILLFIAVFVYMGATAEQARLGAQAILRGMPVARLMTDRLGEARADESAPAVAERLLRHNLAGARVVGPLRPGDLDRELGVVTAWDLGRMAERGELPLTMAAAIRSDLPRVHARDDASHSIDALTAGDTGAVAVLDETEHVVGLVTPAEIQRAMALLGAVQAGARHLGVAGRPG from the coding sequence ATGGCACCTGGTGGGGTCTCCAGCGCACGCTTCAGGAGACCCATGTTCAGTCAGGGTGTGACGGTTTTCACGATCCGCGGCATCCCCATCAAGCTGCATATCTCTCTTCTTCTGTTCATTCCTTATCTCGCATTCGTCGCGACCACTCAGTTCTCATCGATTGCAGCAGCGCTGGGAGTTCCCGAAGAAACCATGCAGCTGCCTCCGCTTGTGTGGGGAATCATCCTGGCGCTCGGGTTGTTCTGCTCAATCCTCGCACACGAACTCGCGCACTCCCTCGTCGCACTCCGGAAAGGACTTCGCGTGCGTGCGATCACATTGATGATGCTGGGCGGGGTATCGCAGATCGAGGACGACGATCCTGATCACGAAGCGTGGATTGCTTTCGCGGGTCCGCTGATGAGCTTCGGTATCGCCGCAATGGCCTACCTGGCCTATCTCCTCGCGTCGGGTCCGAGCGGTGTCAGCGCGACGCTCCTCGCCTTTTCGCTCACCAACCTCGTCTTGGGGGTGTTCAACCTCCTGCCCGCCTTCCCGATGGATGGAGGCCGGGTGCTGAGAGGGCTGTTGAGTCGTCGCATCGGCCGTGAACGCGCGACTCAGGTGGCGACCTCGGTCGGGAAGGGCATGGCCGTCCTGCTCGGCCTCGGAGGGATCCTCTCCTTCAACCTGATCCTGCTGTTCATTGCCGTCTTCGTGTACATGGGAGCGACTGCGGAGCAGGCTCGTCTCGGCGCCCAGGCCATCCTTCGTGGAATGCCTGTGGCACGCTTGATGACGGATCGTCTCGGTGAGGCCCGCGCCGACGAGAGTGCCCCTGCAGTCGCCGAGCGCCTGCTCCGACACAACCTCGCAGGCGCGCGCGTCGTGGGCCCACTCCGACCGGGAGATCTCGATCGCGAGCTCGGCGTGGTGACGGCCTGGGACCTTGGGCGCATGGCAGAGCGTGGCGAACTCCCTCTGACCATGGCCGCCGCGATCCGCTCCGATCTCCCCCGTGTCCATGCCCGGGATGACGCGTCTCATTCCATCGATGCCTTGACCGCAGGTGATACGGGTGCGGTCGCGGTACTCGATGAGACGGAGCACGTGGTCGGGCTGGTGACCCCCGCCGAGATCCAGCGGGCGATGGCGCTCCTCGGTGCAGTCCAGGCGGGAGCACGCCATCTCGGCGTCGCTGGTCGGCCTGGCTGA
- a CDS encoding sensor histidine kinase, with amino-acid sequence MDGKIDPPALTSTSAEVVRLLEIPEVQGLRVVASVSREPLQKALARLDRDILATGATVLAIAIVIAVVLARSLSRPIVALARETREVMNGEPRKVQGRGGQEMATLAAAFNRTLDELATMRRRLATAERIAARREIARQVAHEIKNPLAPIRAAVETLRRLRDREDPAFDDYFEEATATVLQEVHRIANIVGEFTRFARLPPPNPELIDLVEVARRVVTLHSTPEAASDSREEHVAITPKVELSASTIPKVSADRDQLVQVLTNLIQNGLEAATSVRPDPRVVLTVAPEQNDRVRLVVRDNGPGVAEEMIPRLFEPYATTKEKGTGLGLAIVQRIVFEHGGEIRYRKAQKGGAVFEIWLPIGGPPLLEKPLHEQTARPLGDTPGKD; translated from the coding sequence ATGGATGGCAAGATCGACCCTCCGGCGCTCACGAGTACCAGTGCCGAGGTGGTGCGGCTGCTGGAGATTCCAGAGGTTCAAGGTCTTCGGGTGGTAGCATCGGTCTCCCGTGAGCCTCTCCAGAAGGCTCTCGCCAGACTCGACCGCGACATCCTCGCCACTGGCGCCACGGTGCTGGCAATCGCCATCGTGATCGCCGTGGTTCTGGCACGCAGCCTGTCGAGGCCAATCGTCGCGCTTGCTCGAGAAACGAGAGAGGTGATGAACGGCGAGCCCAGGAAAGTCCAGGGACGAGGGGGCCAGGAGATGGCCACCTTGGCGGCCGCGTTCAACAGAACGCTCGACGAGCTGGCCACCATGCGACGACGACTGGCCACCGCAGAGCGAATCGCGGCACGCCGGGAAATCGCCAGGCAGGTCGCACACGAGATCAAGAACCCGCTTGCTCCCATCCGAGCGGCCGTCGAGACGCTGCGAAGACTCCGTGATCGCGAAGATCCCGCCTTCGACGACTACTTCGAGGAGGCCACCGCGACGGTGCTCCAAGAGGTGCACCGGATCGCCAACATCGTGGGGGAGTTCACGCGCTTCGCGCGCCTGCCGCCGCCCAACCCCGAGCTCATCGATCTCGTGGAAGTGGCCCGACGGGTCGTGACGCTTCACTCCACCCCCGAAGCCGCCTCGGACTCACGAGAGGAGCATGTCGCGATAACGCCCAAGGTGGAGCTATCGGCCTCCACGATCCCAAAGGTGTCCGCCGACCGCGATCAGCTCGTCCAAGTCCTGACGAACCTGATCCAGAACGGCCTGGAGGCAGCCACGAGTGTGCGCCCAGATCCCAGGGTAGTGCTCACCGTCGCACCCGAGCAGAACGACCGGGTGAGGCTGGTGGTGCGGGACAATGGGCCCGGGGTCGCGGAGGAAATGATCCCCAGGCTCTTCGAGCCGTATGCCACCACGAAGGAGAAGGGAACCGGCCTCGGTCTGGCCATCGTGCAGCGCATCGTTTTCGAGCACGGTGGCGAGATCAGGTATCGAAAAGCCCAAAAAGGCGGCGCTGTCTTCGAGATCTGGCTGCCCATTGGGGGGCCACCCCTGCTGGAGAAGCCTCTCCACGAGCAAACCGCCCGCCCGCTCGGTGACACTCCAGGAAAAGATTGA
- a CDS encoding methyl-accepting chemotaxis protein, translating to MNAKLLGPIGIFIVIAFALSLVAKPAADYASQLFILLGGLGVVGMAYVARMGGGAPTGGLRDALRAAAKGKRLQLPEGTPPELVETYEQIGELAEKGAELVAERSELAKERDAAGKERDAIARERDKLAVERDALVRERDNASRERDTLERDRDRVVTDRDGALRDRDGLSRERDSLERDRDRLSAERENLLRERDRLAAERERTVSERDALLRERDTLSLRVAEFADRGPDVDVEGLIEAVMRVTEGERVRTPSGVPAEVARVYAELNGVADRIGAAEQRERQRRAELAQATAMLDDVVPRLSDGVSAMMHASEQATMSIREITTALANIAQSVESLASSAEESSSSILEMTATNEEVAENVSELSSSVRETVSSIEEMAYSIREVAKNVDALALTAEETSSSMNQMDVSIDQVRSNADETARLSEEVATDAEKGAEAILKTIGEIYRIKESAQEAVAVISNLGFRIEAIGQILAVIDDVAEQTNLLALNAAIIAAQAGEHGKGFAVVADEIKDLAERAGVSLKEIAELIKTIQAESKNAIASVERGAHIVDRGVEVSNEAERALKKILESSQKSTNMVRAIARATVEQAKGSKQVTDAIGRIAETVQQIAAATAEQARGSELIMKSAEKMRTITQHVERSSQEQARGGRQITSAIEQISNMVHNLNATHRNQARGGEQLVDVGRRIEEAARQQEQAVRQLVASVERLRRASIG from the coding sequence ATGAACGCGAAGCTGCTCGGCCCCATCGGGATCTTCATCGTCATCGCCTTCGCACTCAGTTTGGTGGCGAAGCCGGCGGCCGATTATGCGAGTCAACTCTTCATCCTCCTGGGTGGGCTGGGAGTGGTGGGCATGGCCTATGTGGCCAGGATGGGAGGGGGGGCGCCCACAGGTGGTCTACGTGACGCACTCCGCGCTGCCGCCAAAGGGAAGCGGCTGCAGCTGCCCGAGGGAACTCCGCCGGAGCTGGTGGAGACCTACGAGCAGATCGGTGAGCTCGCGGAGAAGGGGGCCGAACTCGTCGCAGAGCGCAGCGAACTGGCCAAGGAGCGGGACGCGGCGGGCAAGGAGCGGGACGCCATCGCTCGGGAGCGAGACAAGCTTGCGGTGGAGCGGGACGCGCTCGTTCGGGAGCGAGACAACGCATCCCGCGAGCGGGACACGCTCGAGCGCGATCGGGATCGGGTGGTCACGGACAGGGACGGTGCGCTGCGGGACCGTGACGGGCTGAGCAGAGAGCGGGACTCACTGGAGCGCGATCGTGACCGCCTCTCGGCGGAGCGCGAGAACCTTCTGCGCGAACGAGACCGGCTCGCCGCCGAGCGAGAGCGGACCGTATCGGAGCGGGATGCGCTGCTCCGCGAGCGAGATACGCTCAGCCTGCGCGTTGCAGAGTTCGCCGATCGTGGGCCCGACGTCGATGTGGAGGGCCTGATCGAGGCGGTGATGCGGGTGACCGAGGGTGAGCGTGTACGTACTCCATCCGGCGTACCGGCCGAGGTGGCCAGGGTTTACGCGGAACTCAACGGCGTGGCCGATCGGATCGGCGCTGCCGAGCAGCGTGAGCGTCAGCGACGTGCCGAGCTCGCTCAGGCGACGGCCATGCTCGACGATGTCGTCCCCCGCCTCAGCGATGGCGTGAGCGCGATGATGCACGCGAGCGAACAGGCCACGATGTCCATCCGCGAGATCACGACGGCGCTCGCGAACATCGCCCAGTCGGTCGAGTCGCTGGCTTCGAGTGCCGAGGAGTCGAGTTCGAGCATCCTCGAGATGACCGCGACCAATGAGGAGGTCGCCGAGAATGTGAGCGAACTCAGCTCGAGCGTTCGCGAGACAGTCTCCTCCATCGAGGAGATGGCCTACTCCATTCGCGAGGTGGCGAAGAACGTGGACGCGCTTGCGCTCACGGCCGAGGAGACCAGCTCGTCGATGAACCAGATGGATGTGTCCATCGATCAGGTGCGCTCCAATGCGGACGAGACCGCGCGCCTCTCCGAGGAAGTCGCGACGGACGCCGAGAAGGGGGCCGAGGCTATCCTGAAGACCATCGGCGAAATCTACCGCATCAAGGAGTCGGCTCAGGAGGCCGTCGCCGTCATCTCCAACCTCGGCTTCCGTATCGAAGCCATCGGCCAGATCCTTGCCGTGATCGATGATGTTGCCGAGCAGACCAACCTGCTCGCGCTCAACGCCGCCATCATCGCCGCGCAGGCCGGCGAACACGGCAAGGGGTTCGCGGTCGTTGCCGACGAGATCAAGGACCTCGCGGAGCGCGCCGGGGTCAGCCTCAAAGAGATTGCCGAGCTGATCAAGACCATCCAGGCCGAGTCGAAGAACGCGATCGCTTCCGTCGAACGTGGTGCTCACATCGTCGATCGTGGCGTGGAGGTCTCCAACGAGGCCGAGCGCGCGCTCAAGAAGATCCTCGAAAGTTCGCAAAAATCGACGAACATGGTGCGCGCCATTGCGCGCGCGACCGTCGAGCAGGCCAAAGGCTCGAAGCAGGTCACCGACGCCATCGGACGCATCGCCGAGACGGTACAGCAGATCGCGGCGGCAACGGCCGAGCAGGCCCGTGGCTCGGAGCTCATCATGAAGAGCGCCGAGAAGATGCGTACGATCACTCAGCATGTGGAGCGTTCCAGTCAGGAGCAGGCGCGTGGCGGCCGCCAGATCACGAGCGCGATCGAGCAGATCTCCAACATGGTGCACAATCTCAATGCAACGCACCGAAACCAGGCACGGGGGGGAGAGCAGCTCGTCGACGTGGGACGACGCATCGAAGAGGCGGCGCGTCAGCAAGAGCAGGCGGTGCGGCAGCTCGTCGCTTCGGTCGAGCGCCTGAGGCGCGCGTCGATCGGCTAG
- a CDS encoding FHA domain-containing protein, with amino-acid sequence MAVKISVVTAEVGSSKATSESAELSLTLDAPRLVIGRGDGCEVRLPDPSVSARHASIRQRGAEYTLADEGSSNGTFVGQRKLAPHTPEPLRDGDRVRVGRVWLIIRIGPAMVQGTPAAAARELALALVTRGLRAQGEDPTPCVQVFAGPDQGALLALEEPGRPYALGRARDVELPLSDQAAARRQLTVTRKGDQLFVRNVGTQGATSLDGVPLPSAADVLWRPGQIIAFGATRLACELPVVQALAELERCPDEPLREDDDVAFPEATKPDPGSPPLVDPVPSSDIPFEASSSASSPDASLTAPPASRAPTPSSEPPESRAGWSLMDAAVLLLALGVLAASVAGLSWLLNRG; translated from the coding sequence ATGGCAGTAAAAATCTCGGTGGTCACCGCCGAGGTTGGCTCATCGAAGGCCACCTCGGAGAGTGCGGAGCTGTCGCTCACCCTCGACGCGCCACGCCTCGTGATCGGGCGTGGCGATGGCTGTGAGGTGCGCCTGCCCGATCCCAGTGTGAGCGCTCGCCATGCATCGATCCGCCAGCGTGGCGCCGAGTACACGCTTGCCGACGAAGGCAGCTCGAACGGGACCTTCGTGGGTCAGCGCAAGCTCGCTCCCCACACACCGGAGCCGCTGCGCGATGGAGATCGCGTCCGGGTGGGGCGGGTGTGGCTGATCATCCGCATCGGCCCTGCGATGGTGCAGGGAACTCCAGCGGCAGCTGCGCGCGAGCTGGCGCTGGCGCTCGTGACCCGGGGGCTCCGCGCTCAAGGCGAAGATCCGACCCCCTGCGTCCAGGTGTTCGCTGGTCCCGACCAAGGAGCCTTGCTCGCGCTCGAAGAGCCGGGGCGTCCCTACGCCCTCGGACGTGCTCGGGACGTCGAACTACCACTCTCTGACCAGGCTGCAGCCCGACGACAGCTCACCGTCACCCGCAAAGGTGATCAGCTCTTCGTGCGTAACGTGGGCACTCAAGGGGCAACCTCCCTGGATGGCGTGCCACTCCCTTCCGCAGCCGACGTCCTCTGGCGTCCGGGCCAGATCATCGCTTTCGGTGCCACGCGCCTCGCCTGTGAGCTTCCAGTGGTCCAGGCGCTCGCAGAGCTCGAGCGTTGCCCGGACGAGCCACTGCGCGAGGACGACGATGTGGCGTTTCCAGAGGCGACAAAGCCCGATCCTGGATCACCTCCGCTTGTCGACCCTGTGCCATCGTCCGACATCCCTTTCGAGGCTTCGTCGAGCGCCTCGTCCCCTGACGCCTCGCTGACTGCGCCGCCTGCATCGCGCGCGCCGACCCCTTCCTCCGAACCACCGGAGTCGCGTGCCGGATGGAGCCTGATGGATGCAGCCGTGTTGCTCCTCGCGCTCGGGGTTTTGGCCGCCAGCGTGGCTGGACTGAGCTGGCTTTTGAACCGCGGTTGA
- a CDS encoding flavin reductase, translated as MSIAPSEFRRVLGQFASGVTVVSANHEGTAQAMTVSAFCSVSIEPPLVLFCADKRSRTPVLVAESRVFAVSFLREHQRALSDLFAGKGTDEERQAALVDAPRTASGCPIVDDALAWLGCRVTQSHDAGDHMIFIGEVTDGGAGEPGAPLLYYRGTYQGLEPAWRWRDRHAVRDKVVAFHDLVDFFERMQHEEPYRGLLEQLASLCSLRPEMTCLDLGCGPGMLTQKLSARVREAVGVDSSAEMIARAILRGRAAGISNVRYVESSLSALPFGDAAFDVVVAANALFHAPEPYEVLREAGRVLRVGGCLGLLEPSSSMTHEAVAAHLETKDALVHAPLGGSSLLAWADAVEARPRYTEKQLGADLTRAGFTQVTQVRALGGLVTMTRATR; from the coding sequence ATGTCGATCGCTCCCTCGGAGTTCCGGAGGGTCCTCGGACAGTTCGCGAGCGGGGTGACCGTCGTCTCCGCGAACCATGAGGGCACCGCGCAGGCGATGACCGTCAGCGCATTTTGCTCCGTCTCCATCGAACCACCGCTCGTCCTTTTCTGTGCCGACAAGCGTTCGCGAACGCCCGTGCTCGTGGCAGAGAGTCGTGTCTTCGCGGTGAGCTTCCTGCGAGAGCATCAGCGGGCGCTTTCGGATCTGTTTGCAGGCAAGGGAACCGACGAAGAGCGCCAGGCGGCGCTCGTCGACGCACCACGCACCGCGTCCGGCTGTCCGATCGTGGACGACGCTCTCGCGTGGCTCGGGTGCCGCGTCACCCAGAGTCATGATGCTGGCGATCACATGATTTTCATCGGTGAGGTGACGGACGGCGGAGCCGGCGAGCCGGGGGCACCATTGCTCTACTACCGCGGGACGTATCAAGGCCTCGAACCTGCCTGGCGGTGGCGTGATCGCCACGCCGTGCGTGACAAGGTCGTTGCGTTTCATGATCTGGTCGATTTCTTCGAACGTATGCAACATGAGGAGCCCTACCGAGGGCTTCTGGAGCAGCTGGCCTCGCTGTGTTCCCTGCGTCCCGAGATGACCTGTCTCGATCTCGGCTGTGGTCCGGGCATGCTGACCCAGAAGCTATCTGCCCGCGTACGCGAGGCCGTCGGAGTCGACAGTTCTGCCGAGATGATCGCGCGTGCAATCCTGCGAGGGCGGGCAGCCGGCATTTCCAATGTTCGGTATGTGGAGAGCTCACTCTCAGCCCTCCCTTTTGGCGACGCTGCGTTTGATGTGGTGGTTGCGGCCAATGCGCTATTCCACGCACCCGAGCCGTATGAGGTGTTGCGTGAGGCCGGACGCGTCTTGCGGGTGGGTGGCTGTCTGGGTCTGCTGGAGCCCTCATCGAGCATGACCCACGAGGCTGTCGCCGCCCATCTGGAGACCAAGGACGCGCTGGTACATGCACCCCTGGGAGGGTCGTCGCTCCTTGCCTGGGCTGACGCCGTGGAGGCACGACCCCGCTACACGGAAAAACAACTCGGCGCGGACCTGACCCGGGCTGGGTTCACCCAGGTGACTCAGGTGCGTGCACTTGGTGGGCTCGTCACGATGACCCGCGCCACCCGCTGA
- a CDS encoding SPW repeat domain-containing protein: MNILNSRIHGYIDYALVALLVLAPSLFGFAGVAATICYILAVLQLGMSLLTAYPLGVVKAIPFPVHGGVELVAGVFLLAAPWLFNFAHVASAQIFFIVAGVVLAIVWLVTNYRTAEAEMTVGRSYYR; the protein is encoded by the coding sequence ATGAACATTCTCAATTCTCGGATTCACGGCTACATCGATTACGCGCTGGTGGCGTTGCTCGTGCTCGCGCCATCTCTCTTCGGATTTGCAGGGGTTGCCGCGACCATCTGTTACATCCTCGCCGTCCTGCAGCTCGGGATGAGTCTGCTCACTGCGTATCCACTCGGTGTGGTGAAGGCGATCCCGTTTCCGGTGCATGGCGGCGTGGAACTCGTTGCTGGCGTATTTCTCCTTGCCGCTCCCTGGCTCTTCAACTTCGCCCACGTCGCCAGTGCGCAGATCTTCTTCATCGTCGCCGGTGTCGTGCTGGCCATCGTGTGGCTCGTGACGAACTACCGCACGGCCGAGGCGGAGATGACGGTTGGTCGGAGCTACTATCGCTGA